Genomic DNA from Candidatus Paceibacterota bacterium:
GACTTGAAAATCTTTTAAATCAAAACAATCTTTCAGAAAATGCTGCACGGGTGAGTGGAAAAACTGCGCAAGATTATAGAAGTACTGCTGAAACTGCATATTATGATGCAAAAAATGCCTTTGATAAAAATAGAATATATTACAGAACCCTCAACCATAATTCTCCCGCTAAAGATATTGATAAAATTATTAATCAAACCTATGAGACGACTAAGCTTATCGCTGATGCCATAAAGAAACTCCGAAATTTCGTAGATTTTTTATCAGAAGATACAGGAAGGACTTCAGAATTTACCTCCTATCAAAACACACTTTCTACCTATACTAGTACAAACAATGGACACCTTGATAACCTTCTCACAATAAAAACTAACATTAGAAATTACAATGACGCTTTTCCTAATGCAAACTTGGATTTACAATCTTCAGAACTTTCTGTAAAACAAAAAGAAAATACTTTACAGGATACAAAAGACAAACTGGCAGATTATTATATTCGAGCGCCTTTTGAAGGAGCCATAGCGATTTTAAATATTAAAAAGTCGGATTCTGTAAGTTCCAGTACAGTAATTGGAACTCTTGTCACAAAGCAGAAGATTGCAGAAATTTCACTGAACGAAGTAGATGCGACAAAAATAAAAGTTGGACAGAAAGCTACACTCTCCTTTGACGCAATCGAAGATCTTACTATCACAGGAGAAGTAATAGAGGTTGATCTTATAGGTACAGTCAGCCAGGGAGTAGTAAGCTACATCGTAAAAATTGGTTTTGATACGGGTGACGATAAGGTGAGGCCAGGTATGACCGTGAGCGCAAATATTATTACCAACATGAAGCAAAATGTCCTAATTGTTCCATCAAGTGCTGTGAAAACCCAAGGCAATACAAGTTATGTGGAAATTGTTAATGAAGACCTACCACTAACACAGACAAGTCAAACTGCGGGTGTTCTTCTGCCTACTCTTCCAATTCAGGTGCCTGTGACGTTAGGTCTTTCAAGTGACGAATCAGTGGAAATTGTTTCAGGACTCACAGAGGGTGATAAGTATGTGGTTCGTAAAATTACAACTGTAACAACATCACAACCGATCTCTACTTCTGCTCCGAGTCTTCTAGGAGGAGGTGGTGTCAGAACAGGAGGAGGAAATTTCCCAAGATAACATGATTACAGTCAACGATATTACAAAAACATATGGCTCGGGTGATACGGCATTCCAGGCTCTCAAAGGTGTTTCTTTTACGATTAAGGACGGAGAATTTATCGCTATTATGGGTCCTTCTGGTTCGGGAAAATCGACATTGATGCATATATTAGGTTGCCTAGATATTCCCACTACAGGCAAATACCTCCTGAATAAAAAAGATGTATCCATGTTCACTGACGACGAGCTTGCCGATATCCGTAGATTACATATCGGCTTTGTTTTTCAGACCTTTAATTTACTCCCGCGCACAACTGTCATGCGGAATGTGATGTTGCCACTTATATATGCAGGGGTTAATGAAGAAGATAGAGAGACAAGATCAAAGAAGGCACTCGTTGCAGCAAGCATGACAGAGTCCCATTTTTTTCACAAAAGCAATCAACTCTCGGGTGGACAGATTCAGCGTGTAGCAATTGCGAGAGCGCTTGTGAATGATCCTTCTCTCATTCTTGCCGATGAACCCACCGGGAACCTCGACACAAAAACAGGAGAAATTGTTTTGGGGACATTTCAGAAGTTAAACAAGGAACATGGTCGTACTATTATTTTAATTACGCACGAGCATGATGTTGCAGAATATGCGGAACGTATTATTACTCTCCGTGATGGCATCATTGTTTCGGATTCTAAATCTCATGCGCGTAAGCATGCAAAACATTATGAAACTTAACGATATTATTCACGAGACATACGCAGCACTATCGGCGAACAAGGTTCGATCTGGACTTACAATGCTCGGCATTGTGATTGGCATATCATCGGTCATCGCGATGGTTTCGATCGGCACAGGCGCATCAAATACCATTTCATCCTCCATAGAATCGCTCGGATCAAATCTCATTCAGATTATGCCTGGGGCACAGCAAAGGCAAGGATTCGGTGTTTCGAGCGGTCGCGGAGGTGCAAAGACTCTCACAAATGAAGATGCAGCTGCAATTGCAGAACAGATTATGGATGTTGAAGCAGTAGATTCTCAAGTGTCCGGACGATATCAAATTACCGCTAAGGGTACTAATACCAACACCAGTGTAACAGGTGTTACTTCAAAATACTCTCAAATTCGTAATATAGAAATAGCAGAAGGATCATTTATTTCCGACACCCAGAAT
This window encodes:
- a CDS encoding HlyD family efflux transporter periplasmic adaptor subunit produces the protein MKSFLLKLKSWVFAHKKTAILLVIILSASVYGIFKIFNNSAQETRYVFASVERGTIVSSVSGTGQVSASNQIEIKPKISGDVIYIGVQSGQEVKAGALIAQIDAKDAQKSIRDAEINLESAKLSLEKLKLQNSNENMNANLTKAYDDGFNAVSDTFLDLPSTVTGLENLLNQNNLSENAARVSGKTAQDYRSTAETAYYDAKNAFDKNRIYYRTLNHNSPAKDIDKIINQTYETTKLIADAIKKLRNFVDFLSEDTGRTSEFTSYQNTLSTYTSTNNGHLDNLLTIKTNIRNYNDAFPNANLDLQSSELSVKQKENTLQDTKDKLADYYIRAPFEGAIAILNIKKSDSVSSSTVIGTLVTKQKIAEISLNEVDATKIKVGQKATLSFDAIEDLTITGEVIEVDLIGTVSQGVVSYIVKIGFDTGDDKVRPGMTVSANIITNMKQNVLIVPSSAVKTQGNTSYVEIVNEDLPLTQTSQTAGVLLPTLPIQVPVTLGLSSDESVEIVSGLTEGDKYVVRKITTVTTSQPISTSAPSLLGGGGVRTGGGNFPR
- a CDS encoding ABC transporter ATP-binding protein, which gives rise to MITVNDITKTYGSGDTAFQALKGVSFTIKDGEFIAIMGPSGSGKSTLMHILGCLDIPTTGKYLLNKKDVSMFTDDELADIRRLHIGFVFQTFNLLPRTTVMRNVMLPLIYAGVNEEDRETRSKKALVAASMTESHFFHKSNQLSGGQIQRVAIARALVNDPSLILADEPTGNLDTKTGEIVLGTFQKLNKEHGRTIILITHEHDVAEYAERIITLRDGIIVSDSKSHARKHAKHYET